A stretch of Microbacterium sp. 4R-513 DNA encodes these proteins:
- a CDS encoding DUF1206 domain-containing protein, whose protein sequence is MDNTPQAAARAAQDSTAFRVAARIGYVVLGILHLVIGGIAISIATGGGGEADQGGAMEQIQKAPAGIFVLWLVVLGLTALAAWQVGEALVERNPDTKKKWGYRLKYLGTAVIYLAIAFTALVYALGGQSDSSESTQSFSAQLMANPAGVVLVAVLGLGVAALGVAFIIRGIRRAFEKYLALPPNAARRGIVTLGVVGYVAKGIAIGITGILFIVAALTHDPETAGGLDGALHALAALPFGTVLLWIVGAGLALYGIFCVARARYTRM, encoded by the coding sequence ATGGACAACACCCCCCAAGCCGCTGCCCGGGCGGCACAAGACTCGACAGCCTTCCGCGTGGCGGCGCGCATCGGCTACGTCGTGCTCGGCATCCTCCACCTCGTCATCGGCGGCATCGCCATCTCGATCGCCACGGGAGGCGGAGGCGAGGCCGACCAGGGCGGAGCCATGGAGCAGATCCAGAAGGCGCCCGCGGGCATCTTCGTGCTGTGGCTCGTCGTGCTGGGCCTGACGGCCCTCGCCGCCTGGCAGGTCGGCGAGGCCCTGGTCGAGCGCAATCCCGACACGAAGAAGAAGTGGGGATACCGGCTCAAGTATCTCGGGACCGCCGTCATCTACCTCGCGATCGCCTTCACCGCCCTCGTGTACGCGCTGGGCGGGCAGTCGGACTCGTCCGAGTCGACGCAGTCGTTCAGCGCACAACTGATGGCGAACCCCGCCGGTGTCGTGCTCGTCGCGGTGCTGGGTCTCGGTGTGGCCGCGCTCGGGGTCGCTTTCATCATCCGCGGCATCCGGCGCGCCTTCGAGAAGTACCTGGCCCTTCCCCCGAACGCCGCGCGTCGCGGAATCGTCACGCTCGGAGTCGTCGGCTATGTCGCCAAGGGCATCGCCATCGGGATCACCGGCATCCTCTTCATCGTCGCGGCGCTGACGCACGATCCTGAGACCGCGGGGGGCCTCGACGGCGCCCTCCACGCCCTGGCGGCCCTGCCGTTCGGAACGGTGCTCCTCTGGATCGTCGGTGCCGGTCTCGCCCTGTACGGCATCTTCTGCGTCGCCCGCGCGCGGTACACGCGGATGTGA
- a CDS encoding SDR family oxidoreductase — MTAGEFDGLVAIITGGASGIGAEVARVLLDRGARVAVFDLDPAGAPEGVLRIGADVSSDESVRAGVARVVDALGRLDIVVNNAGIGAQGDVSRNSDEEWHRVYDVNVLGAVRVSRAALPHLRRSPSAAIVNVASVAATTGLPQRALYSATKGALQSLTLAMAADHLREGVRVNCVNPGTAATPWVQRLLDAADDPAAERAALEARQPHGRLVSPHEVALAIAYLASPASGSTAGTALAVDGGMASLRLRAPE; from the coding sequence ATGACCGCCGGCGAATTCGACGGGCTCGTCGCGATCATCACCGGCGGCGCGTCGGGCATCGGGGCCGAAGTCGCGCGGGTCCTCCTGGACCGGGGCGCGCGGGTGGCGGTGTTCGACCTCGATCCCGCCGGCGCCCCCGAGGGCGTCCTCCGGATCGGAGCCGATGTATCGTCCGACGAGAGCGTGCGGGCGGGCGTCGCTCGGGTCGTCGACGCCCTCGGCCGCCTCGACATCGTGGTCAACAACGCCGGCATCGGCGCGCAAGGCGATGTCTCGCGCAATTCGGACGAGGAGTGGCACCGCGTCTACGACGTCAATGTGCTGGGAGCCGTCCGCGTGTCGCGGGCCGCCCTGCCGCACCTGCGCCGGTCGCCCTCCGCCGCGATCGTCAACGTGGCGTCGGTCGCCGCGACGACCGGGCTGCCGCAGCGGGCGCTGTACTCGGCGACGAAGGGCGCGCTGCAGTCGCTCACCCTCGCCATGGCCGCCGACCACCTGCGGGAAGGGGTCCGCGTCAACTGCGTGAACCCGGGAACGGCTGCCACACCGTGGGTGCAGCGGCTCCTCGACGCGGCCGACGACCCGGCCGCCGAGCGTGCCGCCCTGGAGGCGCGCCAGCCCCACGGCCGCCTCGTCTCGCCGCACGAGGTCGCCCTCGCCATCGCCTACCTCGCGAGCCCCGCCTCCGGGTCGACCGCCGGGACGGCGCTCGCGGTCGACGGCGGCATGGCGAGCCTCCGCCTTCGGGCACCGGAATAG
- a CDS encoding SDR family oxidoreductase produces MPHTHVVTGAGSGIGAAIARRLADRGDRLILVARDALRAAELAEQFGASASVAADLRHPESLAAAFANAGLPDEIDSVVHAAGVVDLGAVAELPVEAWSSQLAVNLVSAAEITRLLLPALRAARGQVVFLNSGAGLTAHPSWAAYAASKHGLKALADALRGEEAPHGVRVTTVYPGRAATPMQAKVHEQEGQEYDPSRFIDPESVATAVLTALDLPRDAVISDLTVRPGPRPK; encoded by the coding sequence ATGCCTCACACCCACGTGGTCACGGGAGCCGGGTCCGGCATCGGCGCGGCCATCGCCCGGCGACTCGCCGATCGCGGTGATCGGCTCATCCTCGTCGCCCGCGACGCGCTACGAGCCGCCGAGCTCGCCGAGCAGTTCGGGGCATCCGCGAGCGTCGCGGCCGATCTGCGGCATCCCGAGTCCCTCGCCGCCGCCTTCGCGAACGCCGGACTGCCCGACGAGATCGACTCGGTCGTGCACGCCGCCGGCGTCGTGGACCTCGGGGCGGTGGCCGAGCTCCCGGTCGAGGCGTGGTCGTCGCAGCTGGCCGTCAATCTCGTCTCGGCGGCCGAGATCACACGCCTGCTTCTGCCGGCGCTCCGGGCGGCTCGTGGGCAGGTCGTCTTCCTCAACTCCGGTGCGGGCCTGACGGCTCATCCGTCATGGGCCGCGTACGCGGCCTCGAAGCACGGTCTGAAGGCGCTCGCCGACGCCCTCCGCGGTGAGGAGGCGCCGCACGGGGTGCGCGTCACGACGGTGTACCCCGGCCGTGCTGCGACGCCGATGCAGGCCAAGGTGCACGAGCAGGAGGGGCAGGAGTACGACCCCTCGCGGTTCATCGATCCGGAGTCGGTCGCGACGGCGGTCCTGACGGCACTCGATCTGCCCCGTGACGCCGTCATCAGCGACCTGACGGTGCGCCCCGGGCCTCGGCCGAAGTAG
- a CDS encoding ATP-dependent endonuclease translates to MTVVLVEGESDRVALEVIARRTGSVVPTVLAVGGSKGARRAAAELPYGSIVGLVDAPERADFERVLEVVFVCDPDLEGEFVRALGVAGVEAVIAAQGELESFRRLQRQPFQRGRPVEAQLARFFGGRSGNKSRYARLLAESVPLDRIPAPITGVLDASR, encoded by the coding sequence ATGACCGTCGTCCTCGTCGAGGGCGAGAGCGATCGGGTCGCTCTCGAGGTCATCGCACGCCGCACGGGATCCGTCGTTCCGACCGTGCTCGCGGTGGGCGGGTCGAAGGGCGCGCGGCGGGCCGCCGCAGAGCTTCCGTACGGCTCGATCGTCGGTCTCGTGGACGCGCCAGAGCGGGCCGATTTCGAGCGGGTGCTCGAGGTCGTCTTCGTGTGCGATCCCGACCTCGAGGGCGAGTTCGTGCGCGCGCTCGGAGTCGCGGGTGTCGAGGCGGTGATCGCCGCACAGGGCGAGCTCGAGTCGTTCCGTCGACTGCAGCGCCAGCCGTTCCAACGCGGCCGCCCCGTCGAGGCGCAGCTCGCGCGCTTCTTCGGCGGCCGCAGCGGCAACAAGAGCCGCTACGCCCGGCTCCTCGCCGAGTCGGTCCCGCTCGATCGCATCCCCGCGCCGATCACGGGGGTCCTGGACGCCAGCCGTTGA
- a CDS encoding GlsB/YeaQ/YmgE family stress response membrane protein gives MLWTILGLIIIGLIAGLIARAVIPGKQNIGILMTIVLGIVGSFVGGFLGFLIFRADPAGGFLQPAGIIGSIIGAIIVLGIYVAVTRRRSITR, from the coding sequence ATGCTCTGGACCATTCTCGGACTCATCATCATCGGACTCATCGCCGGACTCATCGCGCGTGCCGTCATCCCCGGCAAGCAGAACATCGGCATCTTGATGACGATCGTCCTCGGCATCGTCGGCTCGTTCGTCGGAGGCTTCCTCGGCTTCCTGATCTTCCGCGCCGACCCCGCTGGCGGCTTCCTGCAGCCCGCGGGCATCATCGGCTCGATCATCGGAGCGATCATCGTCCTCGGCATCTACGTGGCCGTCACGCGCCGCCGCAGCATCACGCGGTAA